One region of Rhizoctonia solani chromosome 9, complete sequence genomic DNA includes:
- a CDS encoding Retrotransposable element Tf2 protein, producing MEPEPTISALLKAVTALTATVGSLQDQIRNQGQQLIELKAICKETADLLGDKDQGGPQVQAKPGPSTGPVTPPTHTGGETHTPGTVRPGLKAPFRPSRGTGFNSEEEEEPRRPKKEPRSTPRSLSSLTPFDTGSSVKRPKMDLPDPYKGEVRGQKATQWLDRMMLWVALHCDQFDKEEQMVVWILYHMTDKAADWALPIIGTIIKGKGNPPTTISALTAKFKEAFADPNAKRAAARKIAALTQTTTTAEYVTKFRNLMAELNWNKEAYIAQFTRSLHWKVKELLSTKDSIPDNLEAIFAVAIKIDNIRRKNEENRPKKTLSKSPVTATTSTSTTSTRVRLSEDPNYVTPEERDCRRASGLCVKCSQKGHGIKQCPNGWKATIKEVAKPLAPKLDVHVSDCEFVSVALDSNKKPLLFINLKLHNFPTEPLKTLIDSGATSNFISPSIVEKYKIPKTQLENPRVVRMLDGTISQTGRIWHQVHLTVLANGHPHTIPFLVCPIGNTSAILGMTWLTQESPLIDWNQGTITFPDQVQIALEEEADPNPLANLPKEYHEFARVFGEEEFKVLPPHREYDISIDLIPNAKLSPGPIYGMTNAESKALKQHIDEELATGKICPSTSSAGAPVMFVKKADGSLRLVVNYRKLNEVTHKNVYPLPRQDDLMAKLRHAKIFTKLDLQWGYNNVRIKEGDEWKTAFRTKYGLFEYLVMPFGLTNAPAAFQHFMNDLFRDLIDVTVVIYLDNILIFSEDPKDHPAHVREVLSQLMKNQLFCKLSKCHFHVTTVDYLGIVISPAGFSMDQKKIKAVTSWPIPKTVKQVQAFLGFVNYLRRFIPNFSSVARPLHNLTKKETPWTWGNLEETAFQELKVLVTKSPVLIHSNPELPYYLETDASGVAMGAILSQQGSDNRLHPIAYMSKSFSGAEGNYDTHDKELLAIIKALEEWRIFLEATDKPVQVFTDHRNLEYWMQARTFNRRHARWRVFLSDFNFEIHYCPGKQSGKPDALSRRLDYVDTPQEPEVMLPSEVFANTSEEELEIVTEVRSKLREDPSLEPIIQFLTKDADNAPPSIRKAYRDYDWEEDLLWYWGKLVVPDNEPLKERLLREFHNSPLAGHPGQQRTLKLLSRNYWWPGMKSTAKEWVECCPVCQANRRAHAPVISLKPLEVPPFPFHTISYDFITGFPRSNGHDAILVVIDSFSKFGHFIPTSKKVTAKGLADLFVSHVWKLHGLPIKTILDRGTTFTGKFLRALYQRLGIKPLFSSAYHLESDGQTERVNQFIEFYLCSYVAADHSDWATWLPLAEYAYNNAKHASTGKTPFELIYGKNPVMNPSNVPSNVPEADQLADTLANEWKEAKSALRMSKEKMIRDKGTTPEYSIGEMVWLDGKNVELRSNSNKLDPRRLGPFEVLEKISSHAYRLKLPETLKIHNVFYVGLLSKVHKSPSQPFPEQPPPETIEGEEEYEVERIIDSKRQQGKWFYLIKWKGYGPEDNSWEPEELLEHSQEEIQRFNKSQLKKARDSAKSL from the exons atggaaccggagccgaccattagcgctctcctcaaggctgtcacagccctcacagccacagttgggtccctacaggaccaaatccgtaaccaaggccaacagctcattgagctcaaggccatatgcaaggagaccgccgacttacttggcgacaaggatcaaggaggaccccaagtccaagccaagcctggcccatcgactgggcctgttacCCCTCCAACCCacacaggaggggaaacccacactccaggcacggttaggcctgggctcaaggcccctttcaggccatcaagaggaacagggttcaattcagaggaagaagaggagcccagacgccccaaaaaggagcctcgcagcacgcctaggagcctcagctccctcaccccattTGACAcagggtccagcgtgaagcgccccaagatggacctcccagaTCCTTACAAGGGAGAAGTCAGGGGCCAAAAAGCCACTCAATGGCTGGATaggatgatgctctgggtagccctccattgtgatcaatttgacaaggaggaacagatggttgtgtggatcctataccacatgactgacaaAGCTGCTGACTGGGCACTTCCCATCATTgggacaatcatcaagggcaagggaaatccTCCCACCACCATATCAGCCTtgacggccaaattcaaggaagcctttgcGGATCCCAATGCCAAGAGGGCAGCCGCCAGAAAGATCGCCGCGCtaactcagaccacaaccacggctgagtatgtcaccaaattccgcaatctcatggcggaactcaattggaacaaggaggcgtATATCGCCCAATTCACGCGcagccttcactggaaggtcaaggaactgctgtCTACCAAGGATAGCATCCCGGACAACCTTGAAGCCATCTTTGCCGTggcaatcaaaattgacaatatccgccgcaaaaatgaggaaaacCGTCCCAAGAAAACCCTCTccaagtccccggtcaccgcgaccacctccacttccaccacttccaccagggtccgcctatcagaggaccccaactatgtcACCCCGGAAGAACGAGATTGCCGCCGTGcatctggcctttgtgtcaagtgcagccaaaaggggcatggAATTAAACAATgtcccaatggctggaaagccacaatcaaggaggttgccaag cccctggcccctaaattagatgtgcatgtatcGGATTGCGAGTTTGTATCAGTTGCTCTGGACTCTAATAAAAAGCCCTTGTTATTTATCAATCTCAAACTGCACAATTTCCCGACGGAACCTCTCAAAACCCTAATCGATTCAGGAGCAACAtcaaactttatctccccctcaattgtggaaaaatataaaatcccaaaaacccaactcgaaaatccacgagttgtgagaatgttagatggtactatatcccagactggtcgcatttggcaccaggttcatctcacggttttggccaatggccatccccacactATCCCTTTCCTAGTCTGTCCCATTGGAAACACCTCCgccatccttggcatgacatggctcacccAGGAGTCACCCCTCATAGATTGGAACCAAGGAACTATCACTTTCCCTGACCAAGTCCAAATAGctttggaagaggaagcagaccCCAACCCATTAGCCAACTTGCCCAAGgaataccatgaatttgccagGGTATTTGGCGAAGAGGAGTTTAAGGTCCTTCCCCCAcacagggaatatgatatcTCAATTGATCTGATTCCCAacgccaaactctcccctggACCCATCTacggcatgaccaatgcagaatccaaggcgctcaaacaacacattgacgaggaattggcaacaggcaagatttgccctagtacctcctcggCAGGCgctccagtcatgtttgtaaaaaaggcagatggttccCTGCGATTGGTGGTCAATTATAGGAAGTTGAACGAGGTTACCCacaaaaacgtctacccgctaccaaggcaagatgacctcatggctaagCTCAGACacgccaagatcttcacaaaactagatctacaatggggatacaataatgtccggatcaaggaaggagatgagtggaagacggccttcagAACTAAGTACGGGCTATTCGAATACCTAGTAATGCCCTTTGGgcttaccaacgccccggccgctttccaacatttcatgaacgatCTGTTCAGGGATCTCATCGACGTCACTGTGGTTATCTATTTGGACaatatcctgatcttctcagaggaccccaaggaccacccagcccatgtcagggaagtcctatcccaactaatgaagaatcagctattctgtaaactctccaagtgccacttccatgtcaccacggtagattacttgggtattgtcatctccccggcaggtttttccatggatcagaagaagatcaaggcggtcacgtcatggccaatccccaaaacagtcaaacaggttcaAGCATTCCTGGGATTTGTTAACTACCTCCGGCGCTTCATCCCTAATTTCAGCTCAGTAGCACGCCCTCTGCACAAccttaccaaaaaggaaaccccctggacATGGGGCAACCTAGAGGAAACAGCCTTTCaggagttgaaggttcttgtCACCAAGTCTCCGGTTCTTATCCATTCCAATCCAGAACTCCCCTATTACCTGGagacagacgcctcaggggtagccatgggagccattctTAGTCAGCAGGGCTCAGATAACCGGTTGCACCCAATCGCGTACATGTCTAAATCattctcaggggcagaaggAAACTACGACActcatgacaaggaactcctagccatcatcaaagccctggaggaatggcgtattttcctggaagctacAGACAAGCCAGTTCAGGTATTTACAGATCACCGCAAccttgagtactggatgcaggcaaggacattcaatcgacggcatgctagatggcgcgtattcctgagcgacttcaattttgagatacattattgcccaggaaagcaatcagggaagccagacGCCTTGTCCAGACGATTGGACTATGTTGACACcccccaagaaccagaagtcatgctaccaTCAGAGGTCTTTGCAAACACGTCAGAGGAAGAGCTGGAAATTGTTACAGAAGTACGCTCTAAACTGAGGGAAGACCCCTCCCTAGAGcccatcatccaatttcTGACCAAAGATGCCGATAACGCCCCACCATCAATAAGAAaggcttacagagactacgattgggaagaggacctcctgTGGTATTGGGGGAAATTGGTGGTTCCAGACAATGAACCCCTGAAAGAAAGActcctcagggaattccacaactcccctCTAGCAGGACACCCGGGTCAGCAAAGAACCCTCAAACTCTTGAGCCGGAATTACTGGTGGCCGGGAATGAAGTCTacagccaaagaatgggtagaatgttgtcctgtctgccaagccaaccgacgCGCACATGCCCCGGTCATCTCCCTgaaacccctagaagtcccaccatttcccttccacaccatctcatATGACTTCATTACGGGGTTCCCCAGATCAAACGGACACGATGCAATCCTAGTGGTCATTGATTCTTTTTCTAAGTTtgggcacttcatcccaacctcaaagaaggtcacagccaagggtcTGGCGGATCTATTTGTCAGTCACGTATGGAAGCTGCACGGGTTACCAATCAAGACCATCTTGGATAGAGGCACCACtttcacaggaaaattccttAGGGCTCTCTACCAAAGGTTGGGAATCAAGCCATTGTTTTCCTCAGCTTACCACCTGGAATCAGACggtcaaacagaaagggtaaaTCAGTTCATTGAATTCTACCTTTGTTCCTACGTGGCCGCGGATcattcagactgggccacATGGTTACCTTTGGCGGAATACGCGtataacaacgccaaacaCGCGTCTACAGGAAAGACACCCTTTGAATTGATCTACGGAAAAAATCCGGTGATGAATCCCTCCAACGTaccatccaacgtaccagaagcgGACCAGCTAGCGGACACCCTGGCCAACGAATGGAAGGAGGCCAAATCcgccctcagaatgagcaaggaaaaaATGATCAGGGACAAAGGAACCACTCCCGAATACTCAATTGGCGAAAtggtctggctagatggaaaaaatgtGGAACTCAggtccaattccaataaaCTGGACCCAAGGAGACTAGGCCCTTTTGAAGTCTTAGAAAAAATTTCCAGTCACGCTTACCGCCTAAAGCTGCCGGAAACTCTGAagatccacaatgtattctacgtaggactATTATCCAAAGTCCACAAATCCCCTAGCCAACCGTTTCCAGAACAACCTCCTCCAGAGACAATtgagggagaagaagagtatgaagtGGAACGGATCATCGACTccaaaaggcaacaagggaaatggttctacctgatcaaatggaagggttacggtccagaagacaattcctgggaaccagaagaactcctggagcacagccaggaagaaaTTCAACGTTTCAACAAGTcgcaactgaaaaaggctcgtgactccgccaaaagcctttaa